GAAATATTATTCCAAGAAATTTGTTTAGAGCGTACATTGTTTGCATGACCATACGTAGGTCATGATGTTGAATCAACACGTGCAGAAGTGTAGATTGTCTAGGATGAGAAGTGAATTAACAGTTGCTTACAGAATTGGTTaagtgataatatatatacaaacgCATTTTGAGAAAGTTCGCTTTGAAAGTGTCTAATATCAAAAGTAGTCTAATgggtctaaatatataaatcaacCTCCCAATTGGgccagttttataatttaccctaaCAATAATCATATTAACCTTTGGAATATATAAATACAACAAACTTTTTCCAGAAAGAACTCGAATGCATACCTACCAAATAAACCGCTGAACCCCAGGTTCAAGATTCCAATAAAATGGTCGAAACAAGAACATCCCCATGGTCAAAATATTGATAAACACATACATAATTCCCATAATTATCCAACTTTGATTATCACTAATATGGGAATTAAGTACTAGTAAATAAAATGGTATAGTATAGTATCTGAACTCAATTAGTGGAGCTGGAACTAGAACTGCACTTGTTGCTAAGAAGTATGCCAATACCCAGATTTTCTGACGAACTTTCCCTGCAAAAATGAATATTAACAAGTGAAAAATGGACAAAACTAAGCCCCGTTTATTTGCAGTAAAATAATGTGCGAGAAAATGTTTTCCTAATGTACAAACCCGGCCAGGCCTAAGAGAGATTATACTAACCCAATATGCTGAAGATTGAAAACCATGAGTAGATATAGAGTGGAACCAATATGTATTTCATTAACCAATGAGCTTTGATGATTTTTCGCCATAGATAGAATGGATAATGCCGGTTGTCAGCAAGGAGATAGGGATGAGCTATGCTGTAACATTAGTCATCAACTGTATTACCAACTGTTTCATATGGAAACAGATACGGAAACTGAAGAACGATATTTGTAAGAATATAGGAAACAGAAAggtgtaaataataaatatatccGGATATATCTACAAATTTTTAAAAGTAGAAGAATGTATgtttaattatatatgtatatataaattacataaaagccATGTAATAGAGTGAAAAAAAAGAGCCTTTTCTTTTTTCCATTATGAAAACTTGTAGAAGATGAGACAGAAAATATTAGGGATTTACTCaacatgtaattcacattgatcCACTTTTCAAAACACATTACATCCTAAGAAACGAGttcccaatttttttaaattacagaAACGCAAACGTTTCCTACAAAATTTGAGATAAATTACATGCATGACCCCTGAACTATAACGCTACTAACATTATggtccttaaattttatttccTGACATAAATTTTACATTCTGTAACATGGAACTCCAAATCAACATAACTCTtttaaaatttgacaaaattataagaGTAAAATAGTTATTTGACTATAATTTTTGGTGACATGAATAAAAAAGAGAGTCAATGATTTAGTCAACATTGTCCTGTCATTATTTCACTAATTTTTTTATGGATACTTGTTAATTTGGACATTAATGTTACAGAATCTAAAGTTCAAAAATTTTTATGCCAAGAAATGAAGTTTAAAGAGTCCATAATGTTAGTAGGGTTATAGTTTTAGAGGCCATAGAAGCACAACCTACAAATTTCTAAGAGTTCTGGTTTCCGAAATGGATACAAAAACGTAAAATGCTGTAAAATCAAAGTTTTCGTACAACATAGCATATAATACAGGCATCCGAGCTTACCTGAAAAAATGCACAGACAGGAACCCAACAGTAAGAGCTGCTAGCAGTAGGCAAAAACTAAGAGGCCTGTTCTTCCACAATGACTGGGATAAATATGCACCCTGTCCTAAGGAGAAATGCAGAGGAGCTGTTGCAAGAGCAGAAACCACACCAAAATACATTATTTGTGCAAAATGGGGAGAAACCACATGAGCTTCTTTTGCACCTGCAAGATTAGGGATCATCAGAAACAAAACTTGACTACATCAAACAGAGGATCACAATGTAAGTAGTACCGAGAACTACACTCCCGTTCCAACGAACAAAAACAGCAAACCCCACCAATACCAAGAGGAAAGGGCTGAAGTACACGATTAGTTTCGACTTCATACGCCATGATGCTATACATATTTCCCGAACCTCCTCACGAAAACCTGCACCGTAATGTCAAACAATGCAACATAAACAAGATTGTTTTCCACACCCATAAAAAATCAGAGATGGCATTTGTGAATAAAATGGCAGAAATTTCACCAAATAACATAAACTGAGTTATGTATGCAAATTAAAACCTGAAGAATTGATTTTTGAGGCGCCATTTTCAGTGACCTTCAAATATGTGCTGGTTTTCACAGTGTTATTGGTGTTTCGTCTTCTAACGTTTGAGCCTGCTTTTACAGATTTTCCAGAAATAAGCTGACCAGTTTCGTTGCTTGATTGTTTTAACTCATCTGCTTTGACATAGCTATTTTCATGAGCCAAAGTAATATCTATGACCCCGGTGCATGCAATGAAAAGCATCCATATAATATTCGTTTGTCTAATGAAGACTGCAATAACCCCAATCTGgataagaaaaaaagaaaaaagagagatCTTAATTGTCAAAAAAAGCAACAagatatcagtaaaaaaaaaaaaaaaaaagggcggcccggtcgcactacgcgtccctgctgagcgagggtccggggaggggtcccaccacaagcgTGTACTGgaggcaagccttcccctgccaatttatttggcaagaggccgctcctaagactcgaacccgtgacctcttggtcacacgacaacaacgtttaccgttgcgccaaggctcgccctctagaGCAACAAGATATCAGTAAATTCAAAAATTGCATTTAAATCTTTTAGGGTGGGTGACAATGTGATTGCACCATTAGAAAGTTTCTCTAGAGCATACATGAATGTTAAATGAAAATAAGAaattcaacatatatctgaTGCATGAAATGCTGCTCAATTTCAGATAGTTACATTTCTCCATTCAAGTACTTGCAGATCATTCTTCACTCAATACTTTAAAGGTATTATTTTAACAACCAAAACAAATACCAAGAGTTAGAGAATACTGAAGTAATTGAAACATGATATGGTATCCAATAATTGCTTACGAAGGACCTAAACTTAAGAAGTATCTGTGGTTGTAACGAAGACGTTGAGATCcccatttttaatttaaataattgtaAATGCACCGGgccgtaaaaaaaaaattgtaaaccATATGCTGCTTAGTAACAAAATATTTTCTTCTTATAAAGGTAGAGGCACGGAGAACGCTCTATTGTTAAACAAAGAACAACTTAAAGAACTCCATTATCCTCTATAATATCTTAAGTCATACGAGCAAAAATTGTAATGAAGGCGACCATGAAAGATAAAATTAAGATAATTTATTTACCAATGCACTGAGGTAGTATTTCTTCTTCAAGGATGCAAGATACATAGCAAGCACTGCAGTAAGTGATGCAATATCAGTATAGTAAAGAAAAGTGAAGAACCAATGGAGAGGGTACAAGGCTAGGATCACAGAAATAAATGCAGCTTTTCTTCCACTCAGAGTTGGTCTCAAGTGGGTGATTATTTCATACAGAATGATACTGCATAATACCGCCAAGGTCCCATTTACCGAGCGAAGAATTGCAGTGGAGCACAGTTCAGAAAATGATGACACCACTCGCACAAGAAACATGCCTGGAAACAAACAAGCAACATGGGCAAGTGAAAGATAGTACCTGCAAGAGGTTTGCATTGCATTTATTAACTTCTCTAACTAAATAATTCACCGGAGAGCATTAAATTTCATCATTagtctttatttatttagataGTGACACCACTTAAACTTTTGTCATCCAAAAGAGCCTAAGATTATGTTTCCTGAAAAACATTATCAAACAGGCAAACTAATATGATACTAAATGTAGAAAGATTATAGCAAAACTCATTGAGAATGCTAAAATTTCCATTCCACAGTGCTTATAAAAGAAGGAGAAAACTGCCATTGATACTAAGTGGTTAAGGAATCAGAATGCCGAGAATTCttattttctcttcttttcttttctgtaaataataataataaaacgggACAAGAAAGAAAGCGTACAGTCCAGGTGGGGTAGTTATCATGGGGTCCCAACTCCAGAAATTTCCCTTGCAGTATTGTTGAGCCTGAGGTATGTGGAATATCTCATCCTGCAAAAGATGGGCTTCCATGAATACAAATACTTTTAGTCAACGAAAAGGGGAGAAAAATAAGCTTTTGTAGGAAAGCAATTACCATGTAAGCCTCAGGCACAATTCGATTAACGAGGAATGATATTGGAATTGCCAACAAGCTTACAATCACTGCAACTGCTAATCTGCCCATCTCTGTCGCGTTTTAGCTAAAGGAGATAGTGCAATTCAAATTCTAATGAGCTATAGCTCAACAACAATTCATCAAATATAGTCAACTCCATCTATTTTCTAAGTAATCAGATCCACAA
The sequence above is drawn from the Euphorbia lathyris chromosome 6, ddEupLath1.1, whole genome shotgun sequence genome and encodes:
- the LOC136233062 gene encoding dol-P-Glc:Glc(2)Man(9)GlcNAc(2)-PP-Dol alpha-1,2-glucosyltransferase isoform X2, with protein sequence MFLVRVVSSFSELCSTAILRSVNGTLAVLCSIILYEIITHLRPTLSGRKAAFISVILALYPLHWFFTFLYYTDIASLTAVLAMYLASLKKKYYLSALIGVIAVFIRQTNIIWMLFIACTGVIDITLAHENSYVKADELKQSSNETGQLISGKSVKAGSNVRRRNTNNTVKTSTYLKVTENGASKINSSGFREEVREICIASWRMKSKLIVYFSPFLLVLVGFAVFVRWNGSVVLGAKEAHVVSPHFAQIMYFGVVSALATAPLHFSLGQGAYLSQSLWKNRPLSFCLLLAALTVGFLSVHFFSIAHPYLLADNRHYPFYLWRKIIKAHWLMKYILVPLYIYSWFSIFSILGKVRQKIWVLAYFLATSAVLVPAPLIEFRYYTIPFYLLVLNSHISDNQSWIIMGIMYVFINILTMGMFLFRPFYWNLEPGVQRFIW
- the LOC136233062 gene encoding dol-P-Glc:Glc(2)Man(9)GlcNAc(2)-PP-Dol alpha-1,2-glucosyltransferase isoform X1, with protein sequence MGRLAVAVIVSLLAIPISFLVNRIVPEAYMDEIFHIPQAQQYCKGNFWSWDPMITTPPGLYYLSLAHVACLFPGMFLVRVVSSFSELCSTAILRSVNGTLAVLCSIILYEIITHLRPTLSGRKAAFISVILALYPLHWFFTFLYYTDIASLTAVLAMYLASLKKKYYLSALIGVIAVFIRQTNIIWMLFIACTGVIDITLAHENSYVKADELKQSSNETGQLISGKSVKAGSNVRRRNTNNTVKTSTYLKVTENGASKINSSGFREEVREICIASWRMKSKLIVYFSPFLLVLVGFAVFVRWNGSVVLGAKEAHVVSPHFAQIMYFGVVSALATAPLHFSLGQGAYLSQSLWKNRPLSFCLLLAALTVGFLSVHFFSIAHPYLLADNRHYPFYLWRKIIKAHWLMKYILVPLYIYSWFSIFSILGKVRQKIWVLAYFLATSAVLVPAPLIEFRYYTIPFYLLVLNSHISDNQSWIIMGIMYVFINILTMGMFLFRPFYWNLEPGVQRFIW